ACCTCGGCTACAGCATTCCAATCGCTGATATCGTAGGAATCATTGACAGCTGGATTGCAGAACCGATGGAGGAGCTGCCGACATTTGATCAATACGCTGATCAGCCGGCAGATGCGGTAACACCGACAATGGAGGAGCAGGCTTCCTATATCGCACAGTACTATCTATCAAGCATTGAATTCGGTGATTACGTCACGGCGTATTCATTACTGAGCGTATCAGTACAGGAAGAATTTACATTTGCCGAATTTAAAGACGAATTTCAAAATTTATTATCCATTTCACTTAAATCTTCTGATGCATTTGTCGTATCAGGTGACGTGGAAGTAAGAGCTTCAGTTGAAAAAGAAGAACTGATTAACAACAAACCCGAAAAAACCCTATTCAACTATCGCTTCCTAATTACAGAGGAAAACGGACAGTACAAAATTAAAAGACTGGAATCTTCAGAAGAAGAGTAAAAAGACGCCTAGCTTATTTGAAATGATTAAAGTAAGAACCAGGAGCTCATTTATACATCTCGAGTCCAGCTTCGCTGAGGGCGGCGACTCCGGGACGATTAGTTGGAAGCTGAGACCCCGCAGGCGCAGCCGAGGAGGCTCAGCAACAACCGTCCGGAAAGCGTCCGCCCGAAGCGCAGCGGAACGATTACAAAAACTACACACAAAAATGCCGGAGCAACTAAGCGCTCCGGCATTTTACTATTTAGCCATCCACTGGTCAGCCCAGTGCTGGATTTCATCTAAAATAGGCGTAAGCGATTCACCCTTATCAGACAATGTATATTCAATCCGAACTGGCGTTTCCGGATATACTTCACGTATAACGAGACCGTGCTCTTCCAGTTCTTTCAGTCGTTCAGTTAAAATTTTATTGCTGATATGAGGGATCGGCTCTGCAATTTCCGAAAAACGTTTTGGTCCATCAGCAAGTACGCGAATAATGACGCCGTTCCACCGCTTGCCCAGAATTTGAAAAGCCTGCTCGAACTTCGGACATAGTGACATCGCAGCCATGACATTCCCTCCTTTGCACTGTATAGTCAGTCTATTATACAGCAGGATGGGACAATTCGCCACCGATCAGGATTGCAAAGACTCATAGATCTTTACATGTGCAAAGGCTGCCTCGAGAATCGGTGTGTCAATTCCTTTCTCTGCTCCTTTTTCCAGCAGCCAGCCCTGAAGGTGAGAGGTTTCTGTCTCCAGCCCTTTTTCCATATCGCGGAGCATGGAGGATTTCATTTCTTCCTTCATTTCCTGCATTTTTGCCATCTGCATCTCCGGAAGACCATCGGCAATTGGTGCATCAATCGCTTTCATCACAGCAGAAATTTCATTTAATAACCTTTCTAACGTATGCTTTGCAGCCGGAATATGTACAGTTGGACCGACTGGTGATCTCATTAACGTCGTAATGCCGGACATTGCGGTAATAAATGAATACTTGTGCCACATATCCTGCATAATTTTTTCGCTCAGTGTAAAGTTGGCATTTGCCCCCTCAAAAGCATCTTTTAATGCTGAAATCCGCTCAGATTGACTGCCATCCCGTTCGCCATAGACAAGGTCATGTATCGGGCTTGTCTGAATGACATGCCCTTCTTCATTCAGTGTTGTTTCAATAAAGCACAGACCCCCAATGACATTGTCACCAAAAGTCTCAATCAGTGGATCCATGTGAGCGATCCCGTTTAATAAAGGCAGAATCAGCGTTGATTCATCAGCGAAGGGCTGAATGTCTTTAATTACTTCTTCAAGATGATAAGCTTTTGTCGTAATCACAATCGCATCAAAAGGCTGCGTTGGTTCATTTTTTGTAATCAATGACGGCTTTCCGGTATAGTTCCCATGGGGACTTTCAATGACCAGACCTGTTTTCTCAAGCTGATGCTTTCTTTTGTCACGTACCAGGAAAGTGACTTCCTGTCCTTTTTCCATCAGTCTGCCACCAAAATAGCCGCCAATCCCTCCGGCGCCTGCAATTAGAATATTCATGATCTGTACCTCCTCTAAGATTCTCTTTCCATCATACGCTATCTTTTCCTTAAGTTCGAAAAAAGTATTCTTATTATACTGAAAATTTACAATCATTCCTTTTCATTTAGGAGTAAACTCACTATAATGATGGTGTTGGTTATATACATATGGGGGGATTAGAGAATGAACGGGGAAGGGAATCATTTTGAAAAGGAGAATAGGCTTTCAGGACTTTTGAGCAGGATCTTTTTAGTCTCTGCTGTGTTGATGCTGATAAACATGATTGCGCAGGTGGTTATGTATGGGGTGCCGGAACTGACACTGATGAATGTATTATACAACACTCAATTTTTGCTGCTGGTGATACCTGCTTTGTATTACAGGCTTTCAGACGAGGCAAAGTATTTTAAGGAACTATCTGTACTGACGACGCTGCTTCTGGCATTTATCTTTTATGCCAATGCATGGGTGAATGTACCGTATTTCTGGTTTGTTCCGCTTGGGATTGCAGCTGTCTATGCAGATGCGCGACTGATGAAAAAGTCTTTAATCGTAACAGCTTTTATGCTCGCGGCCGCTCAGTTTGTTCA
This region of Jeotgalibacillus malaysiensis genomic DNA includes:
- a CDS encoding HxlR family transcriptional regulator, coding for MAAMSLCPKFEQAFQILGKRWNGVIIRVLADGPKRFSEIAEPIPHISNKILTERLKELEEHGLVIREVYPETPVRIEYTLSDKGESLTPILDEIQHWADQWMAK
- a CDS encoding 2-dehydropantoate 2-reductase — translated: MNILIAGAGGIGGYFGGRLMEKGQEVTFLVRDKRKHQLEKTGLVIESPHGNYTGKPSLITKNEPTQPFDAIVITTKAYHLEEVIKDIQPFADESTLILPLLNGIAHMDPLIETFGDNVIGGLCFIETTLNEEGHVIQTSPIHDLVYGERDGSQSERISALKDAFEGANANFTLSEKIMQDMWHKYSFITAMSGITTLMRSPVGPTVHIPAAKHTLERLLNEISAVMKAIDAPIADGLPEMQMAKMQEMKEEMKSSMLRDMEKGLETETSHLQGWLLEKGAEKGIDTPILEAAFAHVKIYESLQS